Proteins co-encoded in one Bacillus sp. FSL H8-0547 genomic window:
- a CDS encoding AAA domain-containing protein, producing MMTTKQYIKEWLQAIGIEIGYLKKYGSTKYRVINGHLLSSGDAFTYYFEGTGKINAPVGSSVKLEWDGVKHNGRVLSSEGTSIILSFERTFGDLIPEAFLFHDPWELLEELADRVEEMKKSKQKRARIKKLMDPSMPEKHPETSKNAVHELLQRAICNPITFVWGPPGTGKTYTLARTAANLYFKGKRILILSHSNNAVDVLMNELAQFVLKREKFKSGEIVRYGFGSGYSFKVPLTVSDLLAEQSPAIAAERQNLLSERKLLKSDLSHSFSKRDSNALLDLETKISRVLEKIRRQETEFAKEAKIIGTTFAKAASDPAIYETDYDAVFVDEASMAYVPQAAFAASLGKRTILCGDFKQLPPIASSRHELTEKWLKEDIFVRFGVSDTSGGLHPHMLLLNEQRRMHPEISSFTNRYIYQNKVGDHSDVLNRRSSLSELAPFPGRASILLDASFTGQYCLKERTSHSKFNLWHLLLSFQSIHEAVLSGAKSVGYAAPYRAQTHLMQLLLDDLYQAEVQHADILAATVHKFQGSERDVMIFDSVDSFPEKKAGMLLTGKDSSRLINVAITRTKGKFIHVSDTQFLREKVYTGKTIRQLLDHQIKEGQTVAHQQIGTWIKNQHPMLRWIHALKLQPVFTDIQKARRKIVLSIPASVRVNADWEEQLNKTDAAVTFISSVKQPIKGDWVQEDLPFPFIAIDDTVMWIGQPFEGAGRIKPPFVAARLQSEKTVRQILAQLPL from the coding sequence ATGATGACAACAAAACAGTACATAAAAGAATGGCTTCAGGCCATCGGGATTGAAATCGGCTACCTGAAAAAATACGGCAGTACAAAATACAGAGTCATAAACGGGCATCTGCTTTCTTCCGGAGATGCTTTTACTTATTATTTTGAAGGTACAGGGAAAATCAATGCTCCCGTCGGCTCGTCGGTAAAACTTGAATGGGACGGCGTGAAACATAACGGACGTGTACTCTCTTCTGAAGGAACAAGCATCATTCTTTCATTTGAACGGACATTCGGCGACCTGATTCCGGAAGCTTTTCTTTTTCACGACCCGTGGGAGCTGCTTGAAGAACTCGCAGATCGAGTTGAAGAGATGAAAAAAAGCAAGCAAAAGCGCGCAAGAATAAAAAAACTTATGGATCCCTCCATGCCTGAAAAACATCCTGAAACGTCCAAAAATGCTGTTCATGAGCTGCTACAGCGGGCAATCTGCAACCCCATCACGTTCGTCTGGGGGCCTCCGGGAACAGGAAAAACCTATACGCTTGCGAGAACAGCGGCGAATCTCTATTTTAAAGGCAAACGAATACTGATTTTGTCCCACAGCAATAATGCTGTTGACGTTCTGATGAATGAGCTTGCACAATTCGTCCTGAAGCGGGAAAAGTTTAAATCGGGAGAAATTGTCCGCTACGGATTCGGAAGCGGCTATTCATTTAAAGTCCCTCTGACAGTAAGTGACCTGCTTGCAGAACAATCTCCGGCCATTGCGGCAGAACGGCAAAACCTTCTCAGCGAAAGGAAGCTTTTAAAATCGGATTTGTCCCATTCTTTCAGTAAAAGAGATTCAAATGCTCTTCTTGATCTGGAAACGAAAATCAGCAGGGTGCTTGAGAAAATCCGCAGACAGGAAACCGAGTTTGCAAAAGAAGCCAAAATTATCGGCACCACGTTTGCCAAAGCAGCAAGTGACCCTGCCATTTATGAAACCGACTATGATGCAGTGTTTGTTGATGAAGCGAGTATGGCATATGTTCCGCAGGCTGCATTTGCTGCTTCCCTTGGAAAACGGACGATTCTGTGCGGAGACTTTAAACAGCTTCCGCCAATCGCTTCATCGCGTCACGAACTGACTGAAAAATGGCTAAAAGAAGATATCTTTGTAAGATTCGGTGTTTCAGACACAAGCGGTGGCCTTCATCCCCATATGCTGCTCTTGAACGAACAGAGAAGAATGCATCCGGAAATATCATCGTTTACAAACAGGTATATTTATCAGAATAAAGTAGGAGACCATTCCGATGTACTAAACAGGCGGAGCAGTCTTTCAGAACTTGCTCCGTTCCCGGGAAGGGCATCGATCCTCCTTGATGCCAGCTTCACAGGGCAATATTGTCTAAAAGAACGGACATCTCACTCAAAATTTAACCTCTGGCATCTTCTGCTTTCTTTTCAAAGCATTCATGAAGCCGTCCTATCGGGAGCAAAGTCAGTCGGATACGCAGCTCCATATAGAGCCCAGACCCATTTGATGCAGCTGCTTCTTGATGATCTTTATCAGGCTGAAGTGCAGCATGCGGATATTTTGGCAGCTACCGTTCATAAATTTCAGGGCAGCGAGCGGGATGTGATGATTTTTGACAGTGTCGACAGCTTTCCTGAAAAGAAAGCTGGCATGCTGCTGACCGGCAAAGACAGCTCGAGACTGATAAACGTTGCCATTACAAGGACAAAAGGAAAGTTTATTCATGTAAGTGACACACAATTTCTTCGCGAAAAAGTGTATACAGGAAAGACAATCAGACAGCTTTTGGATCATCAAATAAAAGAGGGGCAGACTGTTGCCCATCAGCAAATCGGAACTTGGATCAAAAACCAGCACCCCATGCTCAGGTGGATACACGCTCTGAAACTCCAACCTGTTTTTACGGATATTCAGAAAGCCCGCAGAAAAATTGTGCTCAGCATTCCTGCATCGGTGAGGGTAAACGCAGACTGGGAAGAACAGTTGAACAAGACCGATGCTGCTGTCACATTCATTTCTTCTGTAAAACAGCCGATAAAAGGGGACTGGGTTCAGGAAGACCTCCCGTTTCCGTTCATAGCCATTGATGACACGGTTATGTGGATTGGACAGCCTTTTGAAGGGGCCGGCCGCATAAAGCCGCCATTTGTAGCTGCAAGGCTTCAATCTGAAAAAACAGTCAGGCAAATACTTGCGCAATTGCCGCTCTGA
- a CDS encoding GNAT family N-acetyltransferase, translating into MSYQLSLADVSKKLVFENLMQFYLYDFSEFNDAAVNHNGLFNPYAYLEKYWVEEGRFPYLIRQNGEYAGFALVRFDMSDNVFSIAEFFILRKFRRNSLGTAVAHDLFRIHPGKWEVTQIERNVPARRFWEKTISMSAAGEYTNISSDGLQIQTFYSGHKEGAL; encoded by the coding sequence ATGTCTTATCAACTATCATTAGCAGATGTTTCGAAAAAACTAGTATTCGAAAATCTGATGCAGTTTTACTTATATGATTTCAGCGAGTTTAACGATGCGGCAGTCAATCATAACGGATTATTTAATCCGTATGCCTATTTGGAGAAGTACTGGGTAGAAGAAGGAAGATTTCCGTATTTGATTCGGCAAAACGGAGAGTATGCCGGATTTGCCCTTGTAAGATTTGATATGTCCGATAACGTGTTTTCGATAGCGGAATTTTTTATTTTGAGGAAGTTCAGAAGAAATTCCCTGGGTACGGCTGTTGCACATGACTTATTCAGGATTCATCCGGGGAAATGGGAAGTTACTCAGATAGAAAGAAACGTGCCGGCCAGGAGATTTTGGGAAAAGACCATTTCCATGTCAGCGGCCGGAGAGTATACAAACATTTCTTCAGATGGCCTGCAGATCCAAACCTTTTACTCCGGCCACAAGGAGGGGGCACTGTGA
- a CDS encoding iron-containing alcohol dehydrogenase encodes MNTFRSPSIIITGEGSFQKVIELVQQHQAEKVHLFADPVLIRLNVLKPLAEAFEEKKIELEIFSDIQPEPTAAAGNRAKAALADSGADLVIGIGGGSCLDLAKAAAVLSSHEGAVEDYLNLTGTKSLSNKGLPKLLIPTTSGTGAEMTDIAVFSLEDSKDVITHPNLLADAVIIDPELTYSLPPRATASSGIDALTHAIESYLSVHADVLTDTLALEAAGKIAASLRKAVLNGSDQEARNSMSWGSMLAGLSFFNAGVAGVHALAYPLGGLFKMPHGESNAVLLPYVMDEIRDSCSGKMAILARRLGIEKNGRTDEELARLAVLEMKHLIQDTGLPLSLREYGIKEEDLDRLADNGAKQTRLLSRSPKPLSRDDIKRIYTAAFHGNLKAAGVSGDVSYSD; translated from the coding sequence GTGAATACGTTCAGATCCCCATCAATCATCATTACAGGTGAAGGATCCTTTCAAAAGGTCATTGAACTGGTTCAACAGCATCAGGCGGAGAAAGTGCATCTCTTTGCAGATCCGGTGCTTATCCGGTTAAATGTGCTGAAACCACTCGCGGAGGCATTTGAAGAAAAAAAGATTGAACTTGAAATCTTTTCTGACATTCAGCCTGAACCGACTGCTGCAGCCGGAAACCGGGCAAAAGCAGCACTTGCTGACTCAGGCGCTGACCTGGTTATCGGAATAGGGGGCGGCAGCTGTCTTGATCTTGCCAAAGCGGCTGCGGTTTTATCGAGCCATGAAGGTGCCGTCGAGGATTACTTAAATCTGACGGGAACAAAATCACTGTCAAATAAAGGACTTCCTAAACTATTAATTCCTACGACTTCAGGAACCGGGGCGGAAATGACGGACATTGCCGTTTTCTCCCTTGAAGATTCAAAGGATGTCATCACACATCCTAATCTCCTTGCAGATGCGGTCATCATTGATCCTGAGCTCACCTACAGTCTCCCGCCAAGAGCCACGGCTTCAAGCGGGATTGATGCCCTTACACATGCCATTGAATCGTATCTGTCCGTCCATGCTGATGTTCTGACAGATACTCTTGCGCTGGAGGCTGCAGGTAAAATTGCTGCGAGTCTTCGGAAAGCTGTGCTTAATGGTTCTGATCAAGAAGCAAGAAACAGCATGTCCTGGGGAAGCATGCTTGCCGGGTTAAGCTTTTTTAATGCAGGTGTAGCAGGAGTGCACGCGTTAGCTTATCCTTTAGGCGGACTTTTTAAAATGCCCCACGGTGAATCAAATGCCGTCCTTCTGCCATATGTAATGGATGAGATCAGGGACTCCTGCAGCGGAAAAATGGCCATTTTAGCTCGGAGACTCGGAATTGAAAAAAACGGCCGGACAGATGAAGAACTTGCCCGCCTGGCTGTTCTTGAAATGAAGCACCTGATACAGGACACAGGTCTTCCTCTGAGCTTAAGAGAGTATGGAATAAAAGAAGAAGATCTTGACAGACTTGCAGACAATGGAGCCAAACAGACGAGACTGCTTTCTAGAAGTCCCAAGCCATTGTCTCGGGATGACATAAAGCGGATTTATACAGCTGCCTTTCATGGTAATCTGAAAGCAGCAGGGGTGTCAGGGGATGTTTCATACAGTGATTGA
- a CDS encoding thioesterase family protein, which translates to MFHTVIEPRVSETDGVGHINNTVIPVWFEAGRNGLFQLFNPYHCFSDWKMIIISMNVEFKNQLYFGKKADVFCWIKRIGNSSLELYEEIHQNGTLCAKGTAVYVNYNVHEKQSEPIPSDIRYALEKHLY; encoded by the coding sequence ATGTTTCATACAGTGATTGAACCGAGAGTATCGGAAACCGACGGTGTAGGGCATATCAACAATACCGTCATACCTGTGTGGTTTGAAGCGGGGAGAAACGGACTTTTCCAGTTATTTAATCCATATCATTGTTTCAGTGACTGGAAAATGATTATAATCAGCATGAATGTTGAATTTAAAAACCAGCTTTATTTTGGAAAAAAGGCAGACGTATTCTGCTGGATCAAACGAATTGGAAACTCAAGCCTTGAACTATATGAAGAAATCCACCAGAATGGAACTCTTTGCGCAAAAGGGACCGCTGTCTATGTCAACTACAATGTACATGAAAAACAGTCTGAACCCATACCATCTGACATCAGATATGCTCTTGAGAAGCACCTCTATTAA